Proteins from a single region of Streptomyces griseiscabiei:
- a CDS encoding HGxxPAAW family protein, with product MSLHDDGHTVAGWTGTAIGTVGSTALGLGVCGWAPGFVLGAVICVLAILVTWGLHLGGWGKPPGPRPRDQWSPRVRDLSARGGHADCLGCRLAGRRRAPAPLPTASLEAPATAPATAPTAVPAGDAAP from the coding sequence GTGAGCCTTCACGACGACGGCCACACCGTCGCCGGCTGGACCGGCACCGCCATCGGCACCGTCGGATCGACGGCACTGGGTCTGGGCGTCTGCGGCTGGGCCCCGGGGTTCGTCCTGGGCGCCGTCATCTGCGTGCTGGCGATCCTGGTCACCTGGGGTCTCCACCTCGGCGGCTGGGGCAAGCCGCCGGGCCCCCGCCCCCGTGACCAGTGGAGCCCCCGGGTCCGCGACCTCTCCGCCCGCGGCGGCCACGCCGACTGCCTCGGCTGCCGCCTGGCCGGCCGCCGCCGCGCCCCGGCACCCCTCCCGACCGCCTCCCTCGAAGCTCCCGCCACCGCCCCCGCCACCGCGCCCACGGCGGTCCCGGCGGGCGACGCGGCACCCTGA
- a CDS encoding LacI family DNA-binding transcriptional regulator, with amino-acid sequence MTVNENGPRSSAEASGAKRRRSSATGGERPSTIRDVAARAGVSVATVSRTLAGNYPVSTETRARVMAAVESLHYVVNVHAKALSGRVAGPVALVIKDITGPSLAHVAAGVEQEAADRGRLSLVCATHDDSAREDDLVQLMREQHAAAVLLVGGARQDEAYRRRMAEYATALDAAGSRLVLVGRPPLPGDLPVTVVQYDNRGGAFQAADHLLTAGHRRILFLGGDPGLSTSDQRRDGFLHALRAHGAAPAEELELPGPYTRVSGYQRTREALAAGLDFTAVFAGTDMVATGALAALREAGLDVPGDVSLVGFDDVPFAADLSPALTTVRVPYEDLGRTAVRLALEREERLGGDDHVVLSTQLVIRQSVRTLS; translated from the coding sequence GTGACGGTCAATGAAAACGGTCCCCGGAGCAGCGCCGAAGCCAGTGGGGCCAAGCGTCGGCGGAGCAGCGCCACGGGCGGCGAGCGGCCCAGCACGATCCGGGATGTCGCCGCGCGGGCCGGGGTGTCCGTAGCAACCGTTTCCCGCACCCTGGCCGGCAACTACCCGGTGTCCACGGAGACCAGGGCCAGGGTGATGGCGGCGGTCGAGTCACTGCACTATGTGGTGAACGTGCACGCCAAGGCGCTCTCCGGCCGGGTCGCGGGCCCGGTCGCGCTGGTCATCAAGGACATCACCGGCCCCTCCCTCGCCCATGTCGCGGCGGGGGTGGAGCAGGAGGCCGCCGACCGGGGCCGGCTGAGCCTGGTGTGCGCCACGCACGACGACTCGGCCCGCGAGGACGACCTGGTCCAGCTGATGCGCGAGCAGCACGCCGCCGCCGTCCTCCTCGTGGGCGGGGCCCGGCAGGACGAGGCGTACCGGCGGCGGATGGCCGAGTACGCGACGGCGCTGGACGCGGCGGGCTCCCGGCTGGTGCTGGTGGGCCGCCCGCCGCTGCCCGGCGATCTGCCGGTGACGGTGGTGCAGTACGACAACCGGGGCGGCGCCTTCCAGGCCGCCGACCATCTGCTGACCGCAGGGCACCGGCGGATCCTGTTCCTGGGCGGCGACCCCGGGCTCAGCACCTCCGACCAGCGCCGGGACGGCTTCCTGCACGCGCTGCGCGCCCACGGGGCCGCGCCCGCCGAGGAGTTGGAGCTGCCCGGGCCGTACACCCGTGTCTCGGGGTATCAGCGCACACGGGAGGCGCTGGCCGCCGGTCTGGACTTCACGGCGGTGTTCGCGGGCACCGACATGGTCGCCACGGGGGCGCTCGCCGCGCTGCGCGAGGCCGGTCTCGACGTCCCCGGTGATGTGTCCCTCGTCGGTTTCGACGACGTGCCCTTCGCCGCCGACCTCTCCCCCGCGCTCACCACGGTCCGGGTGCCGTACGAGGATCTGGGGCGTACGGCGGTCCGGCTGGCCCTGGAACGCGAGGAGCGTCTCGGGGGCGACGACCATGTGGTGCTGAGCACCCAGCTGGTGATCCGCCAGTCGGTACGCACCCTTTCGTGA